CGATATCCGCGTCGGGCAGCTTATGTAATATGCGTCCGGGCTATTTATAGCCAAGTGGAAAACTTTTCGCCCCAGATACATATTTTCTGGCCTGAATGGATAACTTTTATACGAAGTAATTCTAATAGGAGATCCTTCTAAATGGAGAACATTCCTAAAAGCTACCTGTAAATGAAACACTTTCTAAAGGAtatcttttaaattaagtagTTCAAACTGGATAGACTCGTTTAATACATTTCTCAATAGTATGACTTTCAAGTTTCTGAACAAACTGTAGGACCGAACTGACTGCCTATATCCCAACTACTACCTTCAAACCCCTTACTAAACCCCTTCTTTCCACCCACAGGCCGATGAGAAGAAGAAGgttaagaagaagaagaccaaGGAAGAGGGTGGTACTTCCGAAACCGCTTCTGAGGCCGCATCCGAGGCAGCAACCCCGGCACCAGCTGCCACTCCTGCCCCGGCCGCATCCGCCACTGGTTCGAAGAGAGCGTCGGGCGGATCCCGCGGCTCCAGGAAGTCGAAGCGCGCTGGCTCCTCGGTCTTCTCTGTCTTCTCCCAGAAGCAGATCGCCGAGTTCAAGGAGGTGAGTCTAGGATAGGTTTAGATATCATGTGGCCCAACTTCATGTCACGGCGAAAGCGAACCGATCATCCCATACCATCTATATGCCATCCATGCCAAGTCAAGTTACCAAGTCACCAAcccactctctctctttctctctatctctctctctgtttcCGTTCGGAATTGGATCGATCCATTAGGCCTTCCAACTAATGGATGCCGACAAGGACGGTATTATTGGCAAGAACGATCTGCGCGCCGCCTTCGACTCCGTTGGCAAGATCGCCAACGACAAGGAGTTGGACGCCATGCTGGGCGAGGCCTCGGGTCCGATCAACTTCACCCAGTTGCTGACCCTGTTCGCCAACCGCATGGCCACCTCCGGTGCCAACGATGAAGAcgatgttgttattgctgccTTCAAAACATTCGATAACGATGGTCTCATCGACGGTGACAAATTCCGCGAAATGCTCATGAACTTCGGTGACAAGTTCACCATGAAGGAGGTTGATGATGCCTACGATCAGATGGTGATCGACGACAAGAACCAGATCGATACCGCCTCCCTGATCGAGATGCTCACCGGCAAGGgtgaagaggaggaggaggaggccgcCTAAGTTATCCAACTAGGGCAACCACCGATCACATCCTAACTTCTAACTCAGCATCCATATTACCAACAGCCAGAATCAGAACGTTAAAGAAATCAATCAGTCAAATCAGTAATAATAAAACGTAATTAAAAGAAACGCTCgtttacatatatatgtagatTCTCAGTATCTTGTAATCTCTTTTTGTTACCCATCACCAAGTACCAAGTACCAAGTACCAAGAACCAACACCACCAACAACCAGATCAACAACATCCGATCAGAACTGAAAATGAACTTCTTCAGCAACATTTTGGTAGCGATCAGAACCATTTACCATATGTATCTGTCCATCATAGTTAGGGATACTTACGATCACGTTCACAAGAACCGATGCGTTAGTTTTCTAGTTGATTTACTGTTAAATTTTACacgtaaaatttataaaacaaatgctatctattttatttaaaacacctataaaatcaacaaaaaaacttaaaaacaacaaccaagCCGtgtctatttttatatatCGCTGAGCTAAAGAGATGAATACCAGAGATCGAGATCGAGATCGTAATGAGGATAAAGGATGTTAAAAAGGATGATATAGGGATGATGTTGATGGGTAGCCAGGCTGGATTCGTTAGTTCTGGACCcacgaatttgaatttgaatttgattacGATTATGATTATGAACCACTATGAATATGAATTTATTAGCCAGTTTTGTGAGTTTAATGTTTTTGATGATGTTCGTTAAATCTCGCAGGACcaggagagagagaggcaaaATACCTATAGCAACCTATATTATTAGGTAATATTTAACTGAGAGCCAATTATTTATCCTATTCTatcaaaacaatatttatcgTTATGCATATCTAACGTTCGTTACTCAATTTCTATTTCAATATCAATTACGATTATCAGTTATGAGTTATCAATTATTATTGCAAGTTATCGAGAGTTAGGCTAATAACAGAGAAACATTAAGTTCATTCACTCAAATTGTTTAATGCGAATTTACATAACTTAACCACCACTATCACCACAACTTTCTGCTTATGAACTATCAGCGTTATAAACAAACCCAAACAAAGAACCCAATATGATATCTGAAATATGAAGAAACGATCAAACAACCAACCCAGTGTTTCTAGTTAATGCGTTTCGAAGCTTCGAGGAGGATCCTCCACCCCCCCGTGGGATTTTTGATACGATATGATGTGGGGTGGGGGGGTTTTAGTTTGATTAAGGTACCCACAACCACTAGTACCTAGGCTGATCGGAAGAAGCCACTATATATACTACTGTATACTATGTACTAACACTCAAAACTCAACACGAGCACACACTCTACACTGCACTACACACCAATCCATTTCAAAATGCAACATGCAACAAGTTGTTAAATGCGAATCGAATCTTTACTTCAGTATAAATTAAGTTATACACGGCAAGATGagaaaaaatctgaaaattttttaacccggtcagaaatattaacaaaaaaacgaacaaaaaaaagaacaaagaaTAGAAAACAAGTAACTGTTTTTATACAACATAACTAGATGATGATACAATGACGAAGTCTTGGAATAAAGCAAAAGCGAGTCGTCTTGAAAAAAGAACAACTAAGTGAATGGAGTTTGACTTTCTCAGGGGAAAGGGGTTCGGGTTTCAGGGGTATGGATAATATTATATGTGACTCAGCTGAGCGGTGCCGGAAAACAAGTTCCAGATCAAAACAAAACCACCGATAAAGCTGGGGAGCTAGGGGAGCCAACAAAGCAGTGGCAAACTCCCCACACTTGGCCAAGTCGATGGCCAATACCCAAACCTTCGAGCGACCAGTTTCCAGTCGAGTTTTTGACGCGCACGCATGCGCACTACAATGTGAAAGTCAGCCACGACGACTCACGATTGCCACATTCACTTAAAGAGCTCTTTTGTTGCGGAATATCTGGTTGTTCCGGAACCAGAACTATGGCTCAAACGGGACACCTTTTGTGGTTCTCAACGGTCTGCTGGATTGCATCATGGATAAGTGGAGGTAAGTGCTGGAATTCCCATCAATTGTATGCAGATCTT
This portion of the Drosophila takahashii strain IR98-3 E-12201 chromosome 3R, DtakHiC1v2, whole genome shotgun sequence genome encodes:
- the Mlc2 gene encoding myosin regulatory light chain 2 — its product is MADEKKKVKKKKTKEEGGTSETASEAASEAATPAPAATPAPAASATGSKRASGGSRGSRKSKRAGSSVFSVFSQKQIAEFKEAFQLMDADKDGIIGKNDLRAAFDSVGKIANDKELDAMLGEASGPINFTQLLTLFANRMATSGANDEDDVVIAAFKTFDNDGLIDGDKFREMLMNFGDKFTMKEVDDAYDQMVIDDKNQIDTASLIEMLTGKGEEEEEEAA